Within Streptomyces roseirectus, the genomic segment CGGACCCCGTCGGCGTAGACGGCGAAGTGGGCCTGGCCGAGGCGGAGGGTGGAGTCGTCGATGCCGACGAGGGCGTCGTAGGAGGTGCACGTGCGGTTGAGGTCGACGGTGACGGAGGACCCCGCGCGCACGGTCACCCCGCTGTAGGGCTGCCCGGCGATGGAGAGGTTGTCCCGCTGCCAGACCCAACTGCTCTCGAAGAGCCGGATCTCGGGCCCGGTTCCGTCGCCGTTGGTGTCGTACGTCAGCTCGTTGAGCGGATAGACGGCGGGGGCGGGCGGCGGCGGAGTGGGTGAAGGCGTGGGGGTGGGGGTGGGCGTAGGTGCAGGGGTGGGAGTCGGCGTCGGCTTGGGACTCGGCCGCACCGGAACCGGCTTCACCGGCACGGGAGTTGGCGTCGGCGTAGGCGTCGGAGTCGGCTCCACGACCGGCACCACCACCTCCGGCTCCTCCGAAGGAGACGGCGAAGGCGACGGCGTCGGCGTGACCTCCTCCCGCACCACCGGCGCCGAAGAGGGCGCCGGCGCCGCGGGCGTCTTCTCCGCGCTGTCGTTGCCCACCAGCGCCAAGGCCACCGCCGCGGCGGCCACCGCCACCACCCCCGCCGCGATCCCCGCCTTCACCGGCGCCCCCAGCCCCTCGGAAGCCGCGGCCCCACCGGAGGACGCCCCACCGTTCGCGGCGGCAGCCGCACCACCCACACCAGCGGCCCCCGCTCCCACGCCACCCGCGATGAGCGCGGCGGCCTTCGCGTACCCGGCCGCCCCGAACCACCCGATGACCGCGACCGGCACGACCGCCGGGATCCCGCTGGCCACTTCCTCGATCTGGAGCGCCGCCAGCCGGCACTTCGCGCACTCCTCCAGATGCTTGCGCAGCCCCCGCTCGGCCCGCGTCCGCAACCGTTTGCGCGCGTACGTCCCGAGCTGGTCGGCGTACTGGCTGCACTCCTCGTCGGAGGTCAGCGTCGCCGACACGTGCGCCTGGAGATACGCCTGCTTCAGCCCCTCCCGGGCCCGCGACGCCAGCACCCGCGTCCCGTTGGCGTCCAGCCCGAACAGCGTCGCGACCTCGCTCGGCGACTCGTCCTCGACCTCGGTGTGCCACAGCACCGCCTGCCACCGCTCGGGCAGCGACCGGAACGCCTGCATCGCCATCGACTGCTCGGCCTCGTGCATGGCCCGCACGTCCGCGCCGAGTTCCAGCGTGTCGTCGTCCCCGCCCTCGGAACGCCCCGCCGCCTGCGCCGCGAACACCGCGAAGTCGTCGACCAGTTGCTCACGCTTCGCCGACTGGATCCACTGCGCGGCGACCCGCCGCACGGACGTCAGCAGATAGGCGCGGACGGCGTGCTCGGGCCCGGAACCGCCCCGCACGGCCTGGAGCATCCGCGCGAACACCTCGGCCGTGAGGTCGTCGGCGGTGTGCCCGTCGCGGCAGCAGGTGCGCGCGTACCGGCGCACGGCGTCGGCGTGCCGGCGGTACAGCTCCTCGTACGCGGAGTCGTCCCCGGCGCGCATCGAGCCGATCAGCTCGGCGTCGGCCGGCGGCAGCTCCCTGAGCGGCGGCAGGACGCCCTCGTCCCGCCGGTCCCGCTGACTGGGCACCTGCGGCGAGGCCAGCGCCTCACCGTCGTCCAGTGACTCGTCCCGCCCGTCAACACTCATCGCGGAAAGCCCCCGCCGCCAGCCCGTACAGTCCCGAACACCGGCCTAGCGTGCCATACCCGCATGAACCCGGACTCCCCTCGGAAACCTCTTCCACCCGTCCGTGGCCGTGGCCCGCTCCCCTGTACTAGAACCGGCCCGCCGAAGAATCACCTTTTCGAGTCACAGCCCCCGTACCTCTCGAAAGAGGTACGGGGGCCGCACGGACCCGCACCCGCTACAGCGAACTGGGCCGGGACCTCAACCCCTCCAGCAGGATGTCCAGCAGCCGGGCCGAAGCCGCCGCCTGCTGCACCGCGTCCGGCAGGGACGGCGCCGCCGTCGCGATCACCAGCAGCACGTCGGACACGGACACGTCCGCCCGCAGCTCACCTGCGGCCCGAGCCCGGTCGACCAGCTGCCCGACGACATCGAGCAGCGCGGCCACCCCGGGATCGTCCAGCGGCGAGACCGGCACCTCCTCGGGCACCAGCCGCAGCTCCCCGCCTCCCGGCTGGGACCGCTGCTGGGGCACCCGCGCCTCCTCCTCCGCGACCCCCACCCGCAGCACCTGCGGCGGCAGCAGCCGCCCCGCGCCGGAGGCGACGGACGTGCGGAGGAACCGCGAGAGCGCGGACCAGGGCTCGTCCTCCTGACCCAGCGCGGCCCGCGCCTGCTCGGTCAGCCGGGACGTCTCCTCCTCGGCTATGCGCCGGACCAGGACGTCCTTGCTGGGGAAACGCCGGTACACCGTGCCCACCCCCACGCGGGCCCGGCGTGCGACGTCTTCCATGGGAGCCCCGTAACCGAGCTCCCCGAACACCTCGCGGGCGGCCCGCAGAACGTGTTCGAGATTGCGCTGTGCGTCCACGCGCAACGGCGTCGTCCGCGAGGATTCCCCGCGTCCGCGCGTCGCCGCGCTCATCATGGCGCCGCCCGCGAGAGCGGACGCCGTAGACCATTGCGAGTCCTGAATGTGCATCAATGATCCCCCGGTAAATGTCGTCTCCCCCCGGAGACTTTCCCCGCCATTGAATGCCGGGGCGTGTGGAACCCGGGGCAGCGTGCCCGCCCCCGCGTGTCGCGGGTCCGGCGGAACACCTCCCCCCTCGGGCGGCCGACCGCCGCGCCCCGTCCCCGACGGACACGCACCGGACAGGCATCCCTACACCCCGTCGACACACGAACATAGTTGAGCGGCAGTCAATTCAGAAGAGGCACGTTCCGCGTGGAGGGCCGCCCGAACGGAGTACACGGGGTGTGTATCCGGCGCGCACACCCCTGTTCACCCCGGCGCACCTCCTCTGACCTGCACGCCTGGCGCGCGTACGACAGCCCTGGCAGGCCCCGGCCACACCGGGGCGCGCGCCCCGCTGCGCGCCGGGACTGTGGACAAACTCCGGCGCCCGGTGCGTCATGGGGTGGTGAAGGAACGTGTGCGCATTCTCGTTGTCGGCGGCGGCTACGTCGGGATGTATACGGCACTGCGACTCCAGCGGAAGCTGAGGCATGAACTGAGGCGCGGGGAGGCCGAGATCACCGTCGTCACCCCCGACCCGTACATGACCTATCAGCCGTTCCTCCCGGAGGCCGCGGCCGGCTCGATCTCCCCCCGGCACGTCGTCGTCCCCCTGCGCCGCGTCCTGCCGCACTGCCGCGTCGTCATCGGCGAGGTCACCGCCGTCACCCACGCCGAGCGCACCGCCACCCTGACCACCCTCGCCACCGCCGAGGAGGGCACCGGACCCCGTCAACTGCCGTACGACGAACTGGTCCTGGCGCCCGGCTCCGTCTCCCGCACCCTCCCCGTCCCCGGCCTCGCCGAGCACGCCATCGGCTTCAAGACCGTCGAGGAGGCCATCGGCCTGCGCAACCACGTCATCGAGCAGATGGACATCGCCTCCTCCACCCGCGACCCCGCCGTCCGCGACGCCGCCCTCACCTTCGTCTTCGTCGGCGGCGGCTACGCGGGCGTCGAAGCCCTCGGCGAACTGGAGGACATGGCCCGCTACGCCTCCCGCTACTACCACAACGTCACCCCGGACGACATGAAGTGGATCCTCGTCGAGGCGTCCGACCGCATCCTCCCCGAGGTCGGCCCCGACCTCGGCCGCTACACGATCAGCGCACTGCGCAGCCGCAACATCGACCTCCGCCTGAACACCCGCCTCGACTCCTGCCTCCACCGCACCGCCGTCCTCAGCGACGGCTCCCGCTTCCCCACGCGGACGATCGTCTGGACCGCCGGCGTCAAACCGCACCCCCTGCTCGCCGCGACCGACCTCCCCCGCACCGACCGGGGACGCCTCACCTGCACCCCCGAGCTGACCATCGAGGGCACCACGCACGCGTGGGCCGCCGGAGACGCCGCCGCCGTCCCCGACACCACCGCCGCCCCCGGCACCCACACCGCCCCCAACGCCCAGCACGCCGTCCGCCAGGCCAAGACCCTCGCCGACAACCTCGTCCGCTCCCTGCACGGCCGGCCCCTCACGCCCTACGCGCACGCGTACGCCGGCTCGGTCGCCTCCCTGGGCTTCCACAAGGGCGTCGCGCACGTGTACGGGCGCCGGTTCAAGGGCTACCCCGCGTGGTTCATGCACCGCGCCTACCACCTCAGCCGCGTCCCCACCTTCAACCGCAAGGCGCGCGTGCTCGCCGAATGGACCCTCTCCGGGCTCTTCAAACGGGAGATCGTCTCCCTCGGCTCCCTCGAACATCCGCGCGCGGAGTTCGAACTGGCCGCCGGTGGAAAGCCTTCAGATGAACACACCGGTCCACACCGGGAATCCGGTCACCAGGACGACGAGGACAACCCGAAGGA encodes:
- a CDS encoding TetR/AcrR family transcriptional regulator yields the protein MHIQDSQWSTASALAGGAMMSAATRGRGESSRTTPLRVDAQRNLEHVLRAAREVFGELGYGAPMEDVARRARVGVGTVYRRFPSKDVLVRRIAEEETSRLTEQARAALGQEDEPWSALSRFLRTSVASGAGRLLPPQVLRVGVAEEEARVPQQRSQPGGGELRLVPEEVPVSPLDDPGVAALLDVVGQLVDRARAAGELRADVSVSDVLLVIATAAPSLPDAVQQAAASARLLDILLEGLRSRPSSL
- a CDS encoding NAD(P)/FAD-dependent oxidoreductase, which gives rise to MVKERVRILVVGGGYVGMYTALRLQRKLRHELRRGEAEITVVTPDPYMTYQPFLPEAAAGSISPRHVVVPLRRVLPHCRVVIGEVTAVTHAERTATLTTLATAEEGTGPRQLPYDELVLAPGSVSRTLPVPGLAEHAIGFKTVEEAIGLRNHVIEQMDIASSTRDPAVRDAALTFVFVGGGYAGVEALGELEDMARYASRYYHNVTPDDMKWILVEASDRILPEVGPDLGRYTISALRSRNIDLRLNTRLDSCLHRTAVLSDGSRFPTRTIVWTAGVKPHPLLAATDLPRTDRGRLTCTPELTIEGTTHAWAAGDAAAVPDTTAAPGTHTAPNAQHAVRQAKTLADNLVRSLHGRPLTPYAHAYAGSVASLGFHKGVAHVYGRRFKGYPAWFMHRAYHLSRVPTFNRKARVLAEWTLSGLFKREIVSLGSLEHPRAEFELAAGGKPSDEHTGPHRESGHQDDEDNPKE
- a CDS encoding sigma-70 family RNA polymerase sigma factor, whose product is MSVDGRDESLDDGEALASPQVPSQRDRRDEGVLPPLRELPPADAELIGSMRAGDDSAYEELYRRHADAVRRYARTCCRDGHTADDLTAEVFARMLQAVRGGSGPEHAVRAYLLTSVRRVAAQWIQSAKREQLVDDFAVFAAQAAGRSEGGDDDTLELGADVRAMHEAEQSMAMQAFRSLPERWQAVLWHTEVEDESPSEVATLFGLDANGTRVLASRAREGLKQAYLQAHVSATLTSDEECSQYADQLGTYARKRLRTRAERGLRKHLEECAKCRLAALQIEEVASGIPAVVPVAVIGWFGAAGYAKAAALIAGGVGAGAAGVGGAAAAANGGASSGGAAASEGLGAPVKAGIAAGVVAVAAAAVALALVGNDSAEKTPAAPAPSSAPVVREEVTPTPSPSPSPSEEPEVVVPVVEPTPTPTPTPTPVPVKPVPVRPSPKPTPTPTPAPTPTPTPTPSPTPPPPAPAVYPLNELTYDTNGDGTGPEIRLFESSWVWQRDNLSIAGQPYSGVTVRAGSSVTVDLNRTCTSYDALVGIDDSTLRLGQAHFAVYADGVRLWRSGLVKNGDAAVPVHVDLRGRKTVRLVVEPHTPFDELALVDWAESRFRCS